In Notamacropus eugenii isolate mMacEug1 chromosome 1, mMacEug1.pri_v2, whole genome shotgun sequence, one genomic interval encodes:
- the LOC140521983 gene encoding uncharacterized protein, with amino-acid sequence MIRPGMKGTTEKLSISVKETHQENLMSDGPCDFTRRQICAVFQKVHPGDKLYGCHHCGKSMNQQSSLIDRQKIHTGENPHELHECDVRFSEPSSFFIHHMIDSERQSPECSQCGKVGSCSCSLAVHQVIENREKLYEYDKRGKAFLQSSNLPQHQKVHNGENAYECNACGNAFRFKGHLILHQKIHMKKLYECNQCGKAFAKGSTLAAHQRIHTGEKPYECNQCGKTFRQNSLLAAHQRIHTGERPYECNECGKTFRESSKLSLHQRIHTGVKPYECNQCGKAFRQNSHLTLHQRIHTGEKPYECYQCGKAFRQNSHLTLHQRIHTGEKP; translated from the coding sequence ATGATTAGACCTGGAATGAAAGGGACTACTGAAAAGCTAAGTATTTCTGTGAAAGAAAcacaccaagaaaacctcatgagtGATGGTCCCTGTGACTTCACTAGGAGACAAATCTGTGCTGTCTTTCAGAAAGTCCACCCTGGAGATAAACTTTATGGTTGTCATCATTGTGGCAAAAGCATGAATCAACAGTCCTCCCTAATTGACCGTcaaaaaattcatactggagagaaccCACATGAGCTTCATGAATGTGATGTACGTTTTAGTGAACCCTCCTCCTTCTTTATTCATCACATGATTGATAGTGAGAGGCAATCTCCTGAATGCAGTCAGTGTGGAAAGGTTGGGAGTTGCAGCTGCAGTCTTGCTGTACATCAGGTCATTGAGAATAGAGAGAAACTTTATGAATATGATAAACGTGGAAAGGCATTCCTACAGAGCTCCAATCTTCCTCAACATCAGAAAGTCCACAATGGTGAGAATGCTTATGAGTGTAATgcatgtggaaatgcattcagatTTAAAGGCCATCTTATACTACATCAGAaaatacatatgaagaaactttatgaatgtaaCCAATGTGGAAAGGCATTCGCAAAGGGCTCCACTCTTGCagcccatcagagaatccacactggagagaaaccttatgaatgtaatcagtgtggaaagactttcagacaaAACTCCCTACTTGCTgcgcatcagagaatccacactggagagaggccttatgaatgtaatgaatgtggaaagactttcagagagAGCTCCAAACTTAgtctacatcagagaatccacactggagtgaaaccttatgaatgtaatcagtgtggaaaggctttcagacaaAACTCCCACCTTACTTtacaccagagaatccacactggagagaaaccttatgaatgttatcaatgtggaaaggctttcagacaaAACTCCCACCTTACTTtacaccagagaatccacactggagagaaaccttaa